A single genomic interval of Natronoarchaeum philippinense harbors:
- a CDS encoding BREX system ATP-binding domain-containing protein, whose amino-acid sequence MSDAFDISDEQQDYSQYGLEANPFPYSPVPAEDPEIYCGQQHVSEKISSTVSTMLSTGKSKHLVITGKYGNGKSHTLKYTRSLLRDRDDVVVGYVAQPGEGFLDIYHEFVYDLGFNRVQELAYEYLASVARDVTDANPISASAMKSLIDEGEILLSEIVPEAVRRLSDVTHFADFARAIVHMVYEDTNLYAWQWLTAEGIRYEQRKEMEIHSALDDDTMGVRAFTAFKNMLLELGYTGVFVFVDEFESIARLSPKNEQATLNSIRHLMDQNSSGLCMLFGCAPEVWQDVMSEYHAFSERIGEEVALKPLTNEHLNDLVSDYLSRERNGPNEDSSIDPFTDEALDVILQRSQGNVRQALAICSRVLDSAIEESREQVTPEFVQESM is encoded by the coding sequence ATGTCCGACGCATTCGACATTTCAGACGAACAGCAAGACTACTCACAGTACGGTCTCGAGGCCAATCCGTTTCCGTACAGTCCGGTTCCCGCAGAGGACCCCGAAATATACTGTGGTCAACAGCACGTCTCCGAAAAGATTAGTTCCACAGTCTCTACGATGCTTTCGACTGGAAAGTCCAAGCATCTCGTTATTACTGGGAAATACGGCAACGGAAAGTCGCATACGCTCAAATATACCCGCTCGCTGTTACGGGACCGGGACGATGTCGTCGTTGGGTACGTTGCTCAACCGGGCGAAGGCTTTCTCGACATCTATCATGAGTTCGTGTACGACCTAGGTTTCAATCGAGTCCAAGAGTTGGCCTACGAGTACCTCGCCTCGGTTGCTCGTGACGTCACAGATGCGAATCCAATTAGCGCGAGCGCAATGAAATCGCTCATCGATGAGGGAGAAATCCTTCTCTCTGAGATCGTCCCGGAGGCAGTTCGACGATTAAGCGATGTGACTCACTTTGCCGACTTTGCTCGTGCGATCGTACACATGGTGTACGAAGACACCAACCTCTATGCTTGGCAGTGGTTGACCGCAGAGGGTATCCGGTATGAGCAGCGCAAGGAGATGGAGATCCACAGCGCACTCGATGACGATACGATGGGCGTCCGGGCGTTTACCGCTTTCAAGAATATGCTACTCGAGCTCGGTTATACTGGCGTATTCGTTTTCGTCGACGAGTTCGAGAGTATCGCCCGTCTCAGCCCAAAAAACGAGCAGGCTACGCTCAACAGTATTCGACACCTGATGGACCAGAATAGTTCCGGGCTGTGTATGTTGTTTGGCTGTGCTCCCGAAGTCTGGCAAGACGTCATGAGTGAGTATCATGCTTTTAGCGAGCGAATCGGAGAGGAGGTCGCTCTGAAACCCCTCACAAACGAGCATCTGAACGATCTGGTATCAGACTACCTCAGCCGAGAGCGCAATGGGCCAAACGAAGATTCTTCAATAGACCCGTTTACTGATGAAGCGTTGGACGTGATTCTACAACGTTCTCAGGGTAACGTTCGCCAGGCCCTGGCTATCTGTAGCCGCGTGCTGGACTCTGCTATTGAGGAAAGCCGAGAGCAGGTCACACCTGAATTCGTTCAAGAATCGATGTGA
- a CDS encoding competence protein CoiA family protein, translating to MPFTATRDGERVLPHEAESSDALVCPVCDDAMSVVDEHRRRGSFVARHFRHQTNDECRGESIPHLRMKAIAFSKLVTTYPDADVSIEKSVGPRRADVLVEFPEPRSPLGKGIAVEVQHRNNSKDLFATDQDYYDEGFSVLWLSEQHYAEYDVAIDHIQPVWPKALPQLRGHDGLSWPVVDEPSTPEIQVPLPPDYLDHHQPSIRDAFERGQRQRSNRSWTTHQQVWLSKPHQPTNRSLQFAEAPAGGFYLKLSKGKKGQRPEFVHVPLREDDIGRLQHAPDVLNSALEKKQVEGEWQDLDVCWIKAYADPITAWLKVISTPDNGYLLELGKKDANGQSDQVKTAFTPSEKFHYRFRDFFDSLEPYLSKE from the coding sequence ATGCCATTCACAGCAACTCGCGATGGTGAGCGTGTCCTCCCCCACGAAGCAGAATCTTCCGATGCGCTAGTCTGTCCTGTCTGCGATGACGCGATGAGTGTCGTCGACGAACATCGTCGCCGCGGTAGTTTCGTCGCCCGCCATTTCCGTCATCAGACTAACGACGAATGTCGCGGTGAGTCGATTCCCCACCTGCGGATGAAGGCAATCGCCTTCTCGAAACTCGTAACCACCTACCCTGATGCGGACGTCAGTATCGAGAAATCAGTCGGTCCACGCCGGGCAGATGTTCTCGTCGAATTTCCAGAACCACGGTCTCCTCTCGGGAAGGGAATCGCCGTCGAGGTTCAGCACCGGAACAACTCGAAAGACCTCTTTGCGACTGACCAAGATTACTACGACGAAGGTTTCAGTGTCCTCTGGCTATCTGAACAGCACTATGCCGAGTACGACGTCGCTATTGATCATATCCAGCCCGTTTGGCCGAAGGCTCTTCCTCAGCTTCGAGGGCACGATGGGCTATCATGGCCAGTTGTAGATGAGCCTTCGACTCCTGAGATCCAAGTTCCACTCCCCCCTGACTACCTGGATCACCACCAGCCATCGATTCGCGACGCCTTCGAACGGGGGCAGCGCCAGCGGTCAAACAGGTCTTGGACGACGCATCAGCAAGTGTGGCTAAGTAAACCACATCAACCCACCAACCGATCTCTGCAATTCGCTGAAGCACCTGCTGGAGGGTTCTACCTGAAGCTGAGTAAAGGCAAGAAAGGACAACGCCCCGAGTTTGTCCACGTTCCGCTCAGGGAAGATGACATCGGCCGTCTTCAGCATGCTCCGGACGTACTCAATTCGGCACTCGAAAAAAAGCAGGTCGAGGGAGAGTGGCAGGATCTGGATGTTTGCTGGATCAAAGCGTACGCCGATCCCATAACGGCCTGGCTGAAAGTCATTTCTACCCCCGATAACGGCTATCTCTTAGAACTGGGAAAGAAGGATGCGAACGGACAATCAGATCAGGTGAAAACGGCGTTTACACCCTCAGAGAAGTTCCACTATCGTTTTCGTGACTTCTTCGATAGCCTCGAGCCGTACCTCTCGAAAGAATAA
- a CDS encoding tyrosine-type recombinase/integrase → MNVEPDHGAADNAENLDTIRSELDTIRQKLDEGSTLQPIGPEEAVEVYLEDRREELVESTVQDYQRSLEFFIEFCGLEGIDNLNTLTGRTLREYRAWRRTESSHKTLSPKTMRDELYLMRNFLKLLEDIEGVEAGLADKVQTPELSYEDEVREEHLSADRAKEIIQYLEDYEYATTEHVVWLLLGAIGCRRGGVHSLDLKDIHTDRNELFIEFCHRPDQGTTLKNKKAGEREVNISENAAEVIDDYIENNRTETTDDYGREPLITTTHGRMAKSTISKYVYKWTRPCEIGKDCPHGRDQADCEDAQTIDNASNCPSSLSTHTVRKGYLTAERSNNIPIEMLADRCDVSPEVLKKHYDQRDKTDRRELRQEIYEEVYGNSQGGYLS, encoded by the coding sequence GTGAACGTCGAACCAGACCACGGAGCTGCTGACAACGCGGAAAATCTAGACACGATTCGCTCTGAACTAGACACGATCCGCCAGAAACTCGATGAAGGAAGTACGCTCCAGCCGATCGGGCCCGAAGAGGCAGTAGAAGTCTACTTGGAAGACCGTCGTGAGGAGCTCGTCGAATCGACGGTTCAGGACTACCAGCGGAGCTTGGAGTTCTTCATCGAGTTCTGCGGTCTCGAGGGGATCGACAACCTCAACACGCTCACCGGCCGGACGTTGCGCGAATATCGAGCCTGGCGGCGGACTGAGTCGTCACATAAGACGCTCAGTCCGAAGACGATGCGGGACGAACTATACCTAATGAGGAACTTCCTCAAGCTCCTCGAGGACATCGAAGGAGTAGAAGCGGGCCTGGCCGATAAAGTCCAGACCCCAGAGCTCAGCTACGAAGACGAAGTCCGGGAAGAACACCTGTCGGCAGACCGCGCGAAGGAAATCATCCAGTATCTGGAAGACTACGAGTATGCAACGACCGAACACGTCGTCTGGCTTCTACTCGGAGCCATAGGCTGTCGTCGAGGCGGCGTTCACTCGCTTGACCTCAAAGACATCCACACCGATCGCAACGAACTCTTCATCGAGTTCTGCCATCGGCCTGATCAAGGGACGACGCTGAAGAACAAGAAAGCTGGAGAGCGAGAAGTGAACATCTCCGAAAACGCGGCAGAAGTCATCGACGACTACATCGAAAACAACCGTACTGAAACAACCGATGACTACGGTCGCGAACCCCTGATCACGACCACACACGGGCGAATGGCAAAGTCGACAATCAGCAAGTACGTTTATAAGTGGACTCGTCCATGCGAAATCGGCAAGGACTGTCCACACGGCCGCGATCAAGCTGACTGCGAAGATGCACAGACCATCGACAACGCCTCCAACTGTCCGTCTTCGCTATCAACTCACACCGTCAGGAAGGGCTACCTGACAGCTGAGAGGTCGAACAACATCCCGATCGAAATGCTGGCTGACCGCTGCGACGTCAGCCCAGAAGTTCTCAAGAAGCACTACGACCAGCGTGACAAGACCGATCGACGAGAGCTGCGTCAGGAAATTTACGAGGAAGTCTACGGCAACAGCCAGGGAGGGTATCTGAGCTAA
- a CDS encoding DUF2797 domain-containing protein translates to MQNKQETFASFSSPRVAADAASITGVIDFVSWYNDEPALKFAQPDVPIHQRPDLPLSELVGTEIRVTISEEQYCTLCGEPTETSPCPDCAGEPPHATCVMHPATHCEYKACPYPDYKQRSCSHTHLVYLAATDRIKVGISRESRARCRWAEQGASHAIPIARAPNRKAAGIIEKAIGEEWPQRRRHEWYQPMENSVDQLTDDALATAALIPEKLQPCYFWADSDRQDVRDAVVDVPSIEAPALDQRLTTNQYSLSAGESREGRVLGIRGGLLATDSFVANLKGHSSHVLTIETDDPFFEETDLRIQPNEEDHSQEREQPSEYIPATKEGAA, encoded by the coding sequence ATGCAGAATAAGCAGGAAACGTTCGCTTCCTTCAGTTCCCCTCGGGTCGCAGCGGACGCCGCCTCGATAACTGGAGTCATCGACTTCGTCTCCTGGTACAACGACGAACCCGCGCTCAAGTTCGCGCAACCGGACGTACCGATCCATCAGCGTCCGGACCTTCCCCTATCCGAACTCGTGGGGACAGAGATTCGAGTGACAATCTCTGAAGAACAATACTGTACGCTATGTGGGGAACCAACTGAAACTTCCCCTTGTCCAGACTGCGCCGGAGAGCCGCCTCATGCGACGTGTGTGATGCATCCTGCGACCCACTGTGAGTACAAAGCCTGCCCATACCCAGACTACAAACAACGGTCGTGCTCGCATACGCATCTCGTCTACCTCGCGGCAACCGACCGGATCAAGGTTGGCATCAGCCGAGAGTCTCGAGCACGCTGCCGCTGGGCCGAACAGGGTGCCTCTCACGCGATCCCCATCGCTCGTGCGCCTAACCGAAAGGCAGCAGGGATTATCGAGAAGGCCATCGGCGAGGAGTGGCCGCAGCGCCGTCGCCACGAGTGGTACCAGCCGATGGAAAACAGCGTCGACCAACTCACAGATGACGCCCTCGCTACGGCGGCCTTGATCCCGGAAAAGCTCCAACCATGCTACTTCTGGGCTGACAGCGATCGGCAGGACGTTCGTGATGCTGTCGTCGATGTACCTTCCATCGAGGCGCCGGCCCTTGACCAGCGACTGACGACTAACCAATACTCGTTGTCAGCGGGAGAGTCGCGGGAGGGCCGAGTGCTCGGGATTCGCGGCGGACTGCTGGCGACTGACTCGTTCGTCGCTAACCTCAAAGGCCACAGTAGTCACGTGCTCACGATCGAGACTGACGACCCATTCTTTGAGGAGACCGATCTGCGCATTCAGCCGAACGAAGAGGATCATTCGCAGGAACGCGAACAGCCATCTGAGTACATCCCCGCCACCAAGGAGGGTGCTGCATGA
- a CDS encoding DUF7344 domain-containing protein encodes MPDSDGTIKWGDLLSSRRRALIAMVLLENSGGDPIDVGELATEVARLESQTQGPVDKKSRQSVYTTSTQYHLPKLDSANVINYDSTTVAPGEHLRRYYAFAVLLPGSEIESRPLSP; translated from the coding sequence ATGCCAGATAGCGACGGCACCATCAAGTGGGGTGACCTTCTGAGCAGTCGACGACGTGCCCTGATCGCCATGGTGTTGCTTGAGAACAGTGGTGGCGATCCGATCGACGTGGGAGAACTCGCTACGGAAGTAGCAAGACTCGAATCCCAGACTCAAGGACCCGTCGACAAGAAATCCCGGCAGTCAGTTTATACAACGAGCACTCAATACCATCTCCCGAAGCTTGACTCGGCGAACGTCATCAACTACGACTCCACCACTGTTGCCCCTGGGGAGCACCTTCGTCGCTACTACGCTTTTGCAGTTCTCCTGCCTGGATCTGAGATCGAGTCACGCCCGTTAAGTCCGTGA
- a CDS encoding multicopper oxidase family protein, translated as MTLPSSSRRRFLLSLGAAGASAAAGCLDQGGQNSGDDYQPVSPQEPVDAPADASTTLTAAPGTVEPGADASAENWVYDGEFPGPELRVSEGDVIETEIANDVSEGTTIHWHGVPVPNTMDGVPNVTQPPISPGETFTYKFRAEPAGTYFFHSHVGLQLDRGLYGPLIIEESDPHVEYDREYVVVLDDYLEGEPQPLSELDSDSGPGGMGGGGGPGDGGGGPGGGGGGPGGMGGGGGGPGGMGGQMGDRRPPYAGLLVNGRLPESAPTFDVWRGERVRFRFVNAGSATAFRVRLAGHELTVTHADGRPVDPVAADSFVFGSGERYDVVVEADNPGAWELRADALDGDEPPARAVVRYEESDQSPTTPSAEGRRLQYGDLQAISPLEGINGQPDRQFDLTLSRARGSVEWLIDGQAYPDADPLRVREGEHVRIRMENRSPVLHPMHLHGHFFRVGDAVKDTVIVPPHMGEVTIDFLADNPGDWLFHCHNLYHLESGMARVLRYVQ; from the coding sequence GTGACCCTGCCGTCTTCCTCCCGCCGTCGATTCCTGCTGTCGCTCGGCGCGGCCGGCGCGAGCGCTGCCGCGGGCTGTCTCGATCAGGGCGGGCAGAACTCGGGTGACGACTACCAGCCGGTGTCTCCCCAGGAGCCCGTCGATGCTCCTGCAGACGCGTCGACGACGCTCACCGCGGCGCCGGGGACGGTGGAGCCGGGCGCCGACGCCTCGGCCGAGAACTGGGTGTACGACGGCGAGTTCCCCGGGCCCGAACTCCGGGTGAGCGAGGGCGACGTGATCGAGACCGAAATCGCCAACGACGTCTCGGAGGGAACCACGATCCACTGGCACGGCGTCCCGGTGCCCAACACGATGGACGGCGTCCCGAACGTCACCCAGCCGCCGATCTCGCCCGGTGAGACGTTCACCTACAAATTCAGGGCCGAACCCGCGGGGACGTACTTTTTCCACAGTCACGTCGGGCTCCAGCTCGATCGCGGACTCTACGGCCCGCTAATCATCGAAGAGTCCGATCCACACGTCGAGTACGACCGGGAGTACGTCGTCGTACTCGACGACTACCTCGAAGGGGAGCCCCAGCCTCTTTCGGAACTCGACTCCGACAGCGGTCCCGGTGGAATGGGAGGCGGCGGTGGTCCTGGTGACGGTGGCGGCGGTCCCGGTGGAGGTGGTGGCGGTCCCGGCGGGATGGGCGGCGGAGGCGGAGGACCGGGAGGAATGGGAGGCCAGATGGGCGACAGGCGCCCGCCGTACGCCGGGCTGTTGGTCAACGGTCGGCTCCCCGAGTCCGCGCCGACGTTCGACGTCTGGCGCGGCGAGCGCGTCCGGTTCCGGTTCGTCAACGCCGGGAGCGCGACGGCGTTCCGCGTCCGACTCGCCGGACACGAACTTACCGTCACGCACGCCGACGGCCGGCCGGTCGACCCAGTCGCGGCAGATTCGTTCGTCTTCGGATCGGGAGAACGCTACGACGTCGTTGTCGAGGCCGACAACCCCGGCGCGTGGGAGCTCCGGGCTGACGCGCTCGACGGTGACGAACCGCCGGCGCGCGCCGTCGTCCGGTACGAGGAGAGTGACCAGTCTCCGACCACACCGTCCGCCGAGGGGCGCCGACTCCAGTATGGGGACCTTCAGGCCATCTCGCCGCTGGAGGGCATCAACGGTCAGCCGGATCGCCAGTTCGACCTGACGCTGTCGCGTGCCCGCGGATCCGTCGAGTGGCTAATCGACGGGCAGGCCTACCCCGACGCCGACCCGCTGCGCGTTCGCGAGGGCGAACACGTCCGGATTCGGATGGAGAACCGCAGCCCGGTGCTCCACCCGATGCATCTCCATGGGCACTTCTTCCGGGTCGGCGACGCGGTCAAGGATACCGTGATCGTCCCGCCCCACATGGGCGAGGTGACCATCGACTTCCTCGCGGACAACCCCGGCGACTGGCTGTTCCACTGCCACAACCTCTATCACCTTGAATCCGGGATGGCGCGGGTCCTCCGGTACGTCCAGTGA
- a CDS encoding NAD(P)/FAD-dependent oxidoreductase produces MKRTVVLGGGEAGLIAAAYLERMSGTDTVVVSERERHVFSFLLYQVMKGMPFDEATLDLRDAFADRDVTVVRDHVHGLDATEKRVDLRSGSIEYDILLIALGGVTRLDAVDRSRVSDVRTDAREIQRAVHSGNVHDVVIVGGGPVGIETAATLGPLNVGLDVSLLTSGDRLLADFPERAGRMVERELGRRGVDVRTETRATKATENGIVLDGERVEHSDLTIWAGGVKPNPVIEHFDLLRTKRGLLVDASLRCRGANDVYAVGDVVDYPGKVKDGYSAGLEARRAAKNALRELRGRRPKEYDERWHPRIVYLGRTTALFAAAGIVHCGAGPAILRAIAARGYPFFWSYVY; encoded by the coding sequence ATGAAACGGACGGTCGTCCTCGGCGGTGGAGAGGCGGGTCTGATCGCCGCGGCGTACCTCGAACGTATGAGCGGGACGGACACTGTCGTGGTTTCCGAGCGAGAGCGCCACGTGTTTTCATTCCTGCTCTATCAGGTGATGAAGGGAATGCCGTTCGACGAGGCGACACTCGACCTACGGGACGCGTTCGCAGACAGGGACGTCACCGTCGTCCGGGATCACGTCCATGGGCTGGACGCAACTGAGAAGCGAGTCGACTTACGGAGCGGATCGATAGAGTACGACATTCTCCTGATCGCGCTCGGCGGTGTGACCAGACTCGACGCTGTCGACCGCAGTCGCGTGTCGGACGTTCGGACAGACGCCAGGGAGATTCAGCGTGCAGTACACTCCGGGAACGTTCACGATGTCGTCATCGTCGGTGGTGGCCCGGTCGGCATCGAGACGGCGGCGACGCTCGGGCCCCTCAACGTCGGTCTCGATGTCTCGCTGCTCACGTCGGGCGATCGCCTGCTCGCCGACTTTCCGGAGCGTGCGGGACGCATGGTCGAGCGAGAGTTGGGGCGACGCGGCGTCGACGTCCGGACGGAGACGCGCGCGACCAAAGCGACGGAGAACGGCATCGTCCTAGACGGAGAGCGCGTTGAGCACAGTGACCTGACGATCTGGGCGGGCGGAGTCAAACCGAACCCGGTGATCGAGCACTTCGACCTCCTGCGGACCAAGCGGGGCTTACTCGTCGACGCGTCGTTGCGCTGTCGAGGCGCCAACGACGTATACGCTGTCGGAGACGTGGTCGACTACCCCGGAAAGGTCAAAGACGGGTACTCGGCAGGACTGGAAGCCAGACGAGCCGCGAAGAATGCGCTCCGAGAGTTGCGGGGACGGCGACCGAAAGAGTACGATGAGCGGTGGCATCCGAGAATCGTCTACCTTGGTCGGACCACTGCCCTGTTCGCGGCGGCCGGGATCGTCCATTGCGGGGCAGGGCCGGCGATTCTGCGAGCTATCGCCGCCAGAGGCTACCCATTCTTCTGGAGCTACGTGTACTGA
- a CDS encoding resolvase produces the protein MSDATTSKALAVIRRSQGDEDGASLRLQREQVPSLASDLADEYDVVDLGVHTGFSILSRDKDDPRIDDNDEILNAIDRVRAGEYDHVVAWDDSRLARDDFFAEWRRAAASGSAEFAFVAGDVDVDSMEHGVRRTVETAIKREEIKKAREAVNDREQRAMWNSRPPVGLEFDDAREYLVASKQFDTVVDALAMRADGVSYRSIADETGLSRGAIERWVNHVEDRAQSCRDGGTARTLLDAAPDDAIDDYEGDNLSATSGGEAA, from the coding sequence ATGAGTGACGCCACCACCAGCAAGGCGCTCGCGGTCATTCGACGATCGCAAGGCGACGAGGATGGTGCCAGCCTTCGCCTCCAGCGCGAACAGGTGCCTTCGCTCGCGAGCGACCTTGCCGACGAGTACGATGTCGTTGACCTAGGTGTCCACACTGGATTTAGCATACTCTCGCGAGACAAGGACGACCCGAGAATTGACGATAACGACGAGATCCTCAACGCGATCGATCGCGTACGAGCTGGAGAGTACGACCACGTGGTCGCCTGGGACGACTCCAGACTGGCCCGCGACGACTTTTTCGCGGAATGGCGGCGTGCAGCTGCCTCGGGCAGCGCCGAGTTCGCATTCGTCGCTGGAGACGTTGATGTCGACAGTATGGAACATGGCGTTCGCCGAACAGTCGAAACCGCAATCAAACGCGAGGAAATCAAGAAAGCTCGGGAGGCTGTGAACGACCGCGAACAGCGAGCAATGTGGAACTCCCGGCCACCGGTCGGTCTCGAGTTCGACGACGCGCGCGAGTATCTGGTGGCAAGTAAGCAGTTCGACACCGTCGTGGACGCGCTCGCAATGCGCGCCGACGGCGTGTCGTATCGTTCGATCGCAGACGAGACCGGACTCTCCCGCGGAGCGATTGAGCGGTGGGTCAACCACGTTGAGGACCGAGCGCAGTCATGCCGCGATGGCGGTACCGCACGTACGCTCCTCGACGCCGCCCCGGACGACGCAATTGACGACTATGAGGGAGACAACCTGTCTGCCACCAGTGGGGGTGAGGCAGCGTGA
- a CDS encoding ParA family protein translates to MSARVASFLDKGGTGKTTSIAHLGVALSEQGHDVLLIDLAGKQGDLAKSFGVWQGTQAAIENDDAWPNISTVFDDAWETIVEKLGDEAVEELIVQTDEGVDLIPAHPGLDTLDAELANIDDASDRYSRFKQFLDDYIDPLGYDAVLIDLPGMTTNVTYNGLWAAQNVLAPVEMGPFEAEQVGALRDDLAKVEANFNINVDLAMVLPNKVDSRTKLAGEYLDAYREEYPRAIAPKYVPSSQDIRNATEQGQSIFALDNPSGTARKARDAYRTNAEALIERVSGN, encoded by the coding sequence ATGAGCGCAAGAGTGGCCAGTTTCCTCGATAAAGGAGGAACAGGAAAGACCACCAGTATCGCACATCTCGGCGTCGCACTTTCTGAGCAAGGACACGACGTCCTGCTCATCGATCTTGCCGGTAAACAGGGAGACCTCGCAAAATCATTCGGCGTCTGGCAGGGCACACAGGCCGCCATCGAGAACGACGACGCCTGGCCGAACATTTCGACAGTCTTCGACGACGCCTGGGAGACGATCGTCGAAAAGCTCGGCGACGAGGCTGTTGAGGAACTCATCGTGCAGACCGACGAGGGCGTCGATCTAATCCCGGCACATCCTGGACTGGATACGCTTGACGCGGAACTTGCGAACATCGACGATGCTTCCGACCGGTACTCCCGGTTCAAGCAATTCCTTGACGACTACATTGACCCGCTTGGCTACGACGCCGTACTGATCGACCTGCCAGGAATGACGACGAACGTGACCTACAACGGACTCTGGGCAGCACAGAACGTGCTCGCCCCCGTCGAAATGGGACCGTTCGAGGCCGAACAAGTTGGCGCGTTACGTGACGATCTCGCGAAGGTCGAGGCCAACTTCAACATCAATGTCGACTTGGCGATGGTCCTCCCGAACAAAGTTGACTCACGTACGAAACTCGCTGGCGAGTATCTTGATGCCTATCGCGAGGAGTACCCTAGAGCAATCGCGCCAAAGTATGTTCCCTCTTCGCAAGACATCCGGAACGCAACCGAGCAGGGACAGTCAATCTTTGCGCTGGACAATCCGAGTGGAACAGCCCGTAAAGCACGTGACGCATATCGTACCAACGCTGAAGCGCTCATAGAACGCGTCAGTGGTAACTAA
- a CDS encoding HFX_2341 family transcriptional regulator domain-containing protein produces the protein MSSNEDKTTFSGESPNARTEEESVSFEGLNVSDRVHIVPLGYEYERVTVPAIRMRADRVYLIYHKGDDPDERPGYYEDIHDDLRGAGIDVDDDNICNIFDLYDTLRTVAELIQANQDHEVYVNLASGGKVTAIAGMIACMVTSGAEPIYVSASEYGQDKEVPVAKNVTSISRLPTYPIQAPSYAPLKLLQYIVNEGPVTKQECIEFAVAAGIDPLADHEGDDTRGLYRLLDSHLLDSLREDGYVETYKKGRNKYVKATEEGQNTLEAFAYMLDRS, from the coding sequence ATGAGCAGTAACGAGGACAAGACTACCTTTTCAGGTGAGAGCCCAAATGCGCGCACGGAAGAGGAGTCAGTCTCGTTCGAGGGCCTGAATGTTTCTGATCGTGTCCACATTGTCCCGCTGGGGTACGAATACGAGCGTGTCACAGTCCCAGCGATTCGAATGCGCGCAGATCGCGTGTATCTCATCTACCACAAAGGGGATGACCCCGATGAGCGGCCGGGGTACTATGAGGACATTCACGATGATTTGAGAGGTGCTGGGATTGATGTTGACGATGACAACATCTGCAATATCTTCGACTTGTATGATACCCTGAGAACAGTTGCTGAACTCATTCAAGCCAACCAAGACCACGAGGTCTATGTCAATCTCGCCTCGGGAGGGAAGGTCACCGCGATTGCAGGCATGATCGCCTGTATGGTCACGAGCGGTGCTGAACCAATCTACGTGAGTGCCTCAGAATACGGGCAAGACAAAGAGGTACCGGTGGCGAAAAATGTGACCAGCATCTCTCGCCTTCCAACGTATCCAATCCAAGCGCCCTCTTATGCCCCGCTCAAGCTTCTCCAGTATATCGTCAACGAGGGTCCGGTAACGAAACAGGAGTGTATCGAGTTTGCAGTCGCCGCAGGGATTGATCCTCTCGCTGATCATGAAGGCGATGACACACGCGGCCTGTACCGCCTGCTCGACTCTCACTTACTCGACTCGCTTCGAGAAGACGGGTACGTAGAGACGTACAAGAAAGGCCGGAACAAATACGTCAAAGCAACCGAGGAAGGTCAGAATACTCTCGAAGCGTTCGCATACATGCTTGACAGAAGCTGA
- a CDS encoding DUF302 domain-containing protein: MEYTTQKRVDGEFDAVVEKTVDALEDAGFGILSDIDIRATFAKKLDEEFRQYRILGACNPELARQGLDVNLELGALLPCNVIVYESDDGDVVVSAIDPERLLGVADDPDLDAVAEDAAARFDRALGDL, encoded by the coding sequence GTGGAATATACTACACAGAAGCGTGTCGACGGCGAGTTCGACGCGGTCGTCGAGAAGACGGTCGACGCTCTCGAGGACGCGGGATTCGGCATCCTCAGCGACATCGACATCCGGGCGACGTTCGCGAAGAAACTTGACGAAGAGTTCCGGCAGTACCGCATCCTCGGTGCCTGCAACCCGGAGCTCGCCCGCCAGGGGCTCGACGTCAATCTCGAACTCGGCGCGCTGTTGCCGTGCAACGTCATCGTCTACGAGAGCGACGACGGCGACGTCGTCGTGAGCGCGATCGACCCGGAACGGCTCCTGGGCGTCGCCGACGACCCCGACCTCGACGCGGTCGCAGAGGACGCGGCCGCCCGATTCGACCGTGCGCTGGGTGATCTGTGA